The Stenotrophomonas maltophilia sequence TGTTCGGGGTTGCCCCACTCGTCGTACTCGTTGGTGGTCAGCGGAATGGTCGGGTCGAGCATGGTGGTGACCACGTCGACGAACGGCACCTGCGCCACCATCACGCGGTAATCCTGCGGGGCCTGGTTGGCCACCGCGCCCATCAGCAGGCCACCGGCGCTGCCACCGGACGCGGCGACGCGATCCTTCGCCGCCCAGCCCTGCGCCACCAGTCCACGGGTGACGTCGATGAAGTCGTTGAAGGTGTTCTGCTTGTGCAGCAGCTTGCCGTTCTCGTACCAGTCGCGGCCCATTTCCTGGCCACCGCGGATGTGGGCGATGGCATACACCACGCCGCGGTCGAGCAGGCTCACCGCGGTCTGGTTGAAATACGGGTCCATCGACATGCCGTAGCTGCCATAGGCGTACTGGAACAGCGCGCCCTTGCCATCCTTCTGGTAGCCCTTGCGGTAGACCAGCGACACCGGTACCTTCACGCCATCGCGCGCGGTGATCCAGACACGGTCGGTTTCGTACTTCGACGCGTCATAGCCGATCACCGGCTGCACCTTCAGCTGCCGCCGCTCGCCGGTGGCGGTATTCAGTTCGAACACCGTGGTCGGGGTGGTCATCGAGGTGTAGACGTAGCGCAGCCACGGCGTGTCGGCCTCGGTGTTGTCGCCCAGGCCCATGGAATACGCCGGTTCGTCGGCCTTCACGTAATCGCTGCGGCCGTCCTTGAACAGCAGGCGGATGCGTTCCAGGCCCTCGGAACGTTCGGCGATGGCGGTGTAGCTGTCGAACAGTTCGAAGCCTTCGATGAACACGGCATCGTCATGCGCGATCCAGTCCTTCCACTGCGCGCGCGAGGTGGCATCGGTCGGTGCGGTGACCAGCTTGAAGTTCTTCGCACCGTCATTGGTGCGGATCACCCAGCGGCCGTCGTAGTGGTCGGCGTCGTACTCGACATCGCGCTGGCGCGGCGCCAGCACGGTGAAGGTGGTCGGGTCGCTGGCCGGCGCGTAGCGCTCTTCCGAGGACACGGTGCTGTGCACGCCGATGGTGATGAAGCGATCGTCGCGGGTGCGGCCGATGCCCATGTAGAAGCTGTCGTCCTTCTCTTCGTAGACGACGGTGTCGGCGCTGGCCGGGGTGCCCAGCACGTGCTTCTTCACGCGCACGGTCAGCAGGGTTTCCGGATCGTTCTCGACATACAGCACGGTGCGGTTGTCGTCGGCCCAGACCAGGTCGCCGGAGCTGCCGGTGATCACATCGGGCAGCACCTTCCCGGTGGCCAGGTCCTTGAAGCGGATCGTGTACTGGCGGCGGCCGACGTCATCATCGGCCCATGCCAGCAGCTGGTTGTCCTGGCTGACCTCCATCGAGCCGACACTGAAGTAGCCCTTGCCGGCCGCCATCGTGTTGACGTCCAGCAGGACTTCCTCGGCGGCATCCATGCTGCCCTTGCGGCGCGCATGGATCGGGTAGTCCTGGCCGGTCTCGAAGCGGCTGTAGTACCAGTAGCCGCGCTCACGCGCCGGCACGCTGGAATCGTCCTGCTTGATGCGGCCGACGATCTCCTTGTACAGGGTGTCCTCCAGCGGCTTCAGCGGCGCCAGCAGCTGGTCGGCATAGGCATTCTCGGCCTGCAGGTAGGCCAGCATGTCCTTGTTCTCGCGCTTGTCGTCGCGCAGCCAGTAGTAGTCATCGTTGCGGGTGGCGCCAAAGGGCGCCTTGACCACATGCGGGTGCTTGGCGGCATCCGGCGGAACGGGCGGCGTGGCGGCGGTAGCGGTGGTGGTCATCAGGCTGGCAAGCAACAGGCAGAGGGTGGACTTCATGAGATAAGGCTCCTGGCGCATCAATGCAATGGTCTCCGACGGGGTCGGATCCCTTTCCCCGAAAAGGGATCTGACCCCAATCCCGGCGACCCGGCAACCCTGCGGATCGTCATGGGTCGTGCCGGCCAGCGGCCGGCACGACCTGGACGCGCGGCGTACCATGGGCGCATGAGCACCCTGCCCCACACGCCGGGCTA is a genomic window containing:
- a CDS encoding S9 family peptidase yields the protein MKSTLCLLLASLMTTTATAATPPVPPDAAKHPHVVKAPFGATRNDDYYWLRDDKRENKDMLAYLQAENAYADQLLAPLKPLEDTLYKEIVGRIKQDDSSVPARERGYWYYSRFETGQDYPIHARRKGSMDAAEEVLLDVNTMAAGKGYFSVGSMEVSQDNQLLAWADDDVGRRQYTIRFKDLATGKVLPDVITGSSGDLVWADDNRTVLYVENDPETLLTVRVKKHVLGTPASADTVVYEEKDDSFYMGIGRTRDDRFITIGVHSTVSSEERYAPASDPTTFTVLAPRQRDVEYDADHYDGRWVIRTNDGAKNFKLVTAPTDATSRAQWKDWIAHDDAVFIEGFELFDSYTAIAERSEGLERIRLLFKDGRSDYVKADEPAYSMGLGDNTEADTPWLRYVYTSMTTPTTVFELNTATGERRQLKVQPVIGYDASKYETDRVWITARDGVKVPVSLVYRKGYQKDGKGALFQYAYGSYGMSMDPYFNQTAVSLLDRGVVYAIAHIRGGQEMGRDWYENGKLLHKQNTFNDFIDVTRGLVAQGWAAKDRVAASGGSAGGLLMGAVANQAPQDYRVMVAQVPFVDVVTTMLDPTIPLTTNEYDEWGNPEQKQYYDYMLSYSPYDNVKQQAYPALFVGTGLWDSQVQYWEPAKWVAKLRDDNTGHYPILFRTNMEAGHGGKSGRFQRYRELSESYAFVLQQLGIVQP